In Diceros bicornis minor isolate mBicDic1 chromosome 23, mDicBic1.mat.cur, whole genome shotgun sequence, a single genomic region encodes these proteins:
- the TPBG gene encoding trophoblast glycoprotein: MPGGCSRGPAAGDGRLRLARLALVLLGWVSSSSLTSSASSFTSSASSLASAVSAQPPLPDQCPPPCECSEAARTVKCVNRDLTEVPADLPPYVRNLFLTGNQLAVLPAGAFARRPPLAELAALNLSGSLLKEVRAGAFEHLPSLRQLDLSHNPLAHLSPFAFSGSNASVSAPSPLLELMLNHIVPPDEDLKNRSLEGMVAAALRAGHALRGLRRLELASNNFLYLPRDPLARLPGLRHLDLHNNSLVSLTHVSFRNLTHLESLHLEDNALKVLHNSTLAELQGLPHVRVFLDSNPWVCDCHMADMVAWLKETEVVQGKARLTCAFPEKMRNRVLLELNSSDLDCDPILPPSLQTSYVFLGIVLALIGAIFLLVLYLNRKGIKKWMHNIRDACRDHMEGYHYRYEINADPRLTNLSSNSDV, encoded by the coding sequence ATGCCTGGGGGGTGCTCCCGCGGCCCCGCCGCCGGGGACGGGCGGCTGCGGCTGGCGCGGCTGGCGCTGGTCCTCCTGGGCTGGGTCTCCTCGTCCTCGCTCACCTCCTCGGcgtcctccttcacctcctcggCGTCGTCCCTGGCCTCCGCCGTGTCCGCCCAGCCCCCGCTGCCGGACCAGTGCCCCCCGCCGTGCGAGTGCTCCGAGGCGGCGCGCACCGTCAAGTGCGTTAATCGCGACCTGACCGAGGTGCCCGCGGACCTGCCCCCCTACGTGCGCAACCTCTTTCTCACCGGCAACCAGCTGGCTGTGCTCCCCGCCGGCGCTTTCGCCCGCCGGCCGCCGCTGGCCGAGCTGGCGGCGCTCAACCTCAGCGGCAGCCTCCTGAAGGAGGTGCGCGCCGGCGCCTTCGAGCATCTGCCCAGCCTGCGCCAGCTCGACCTCAGCCACAACCCGCTGGCCCATCTCAGCCCCTTCGCTTTCTCGGGCAGCAACGCCAGCGTCTCGGCCCCTAGCCCCCTGCTGGAACTGATGCTGAACCACATCGTGCCCCCTGATGAGGATCTGAAGAACCGGAGCTTGGAGGGTATGGTGGCGGCGGCCCTGCGAGCGGGCCATGCGCTGCGCGGGCTGCGCCGCCTGGAGCTGGCCAGCAACAACTTCCTCTACCTGCCCCGGGACCCACTGGCCCGACTGCCTGGCCTCAGGCACCTGGACTTGCACAACAACTCGCTGGTGAGCTTGACCCACGTGTCCTTCCGCAACCTGACACACTTAGAAAGCCTCCACCTTGAGGACAACGCCCTCAAGGTCCTTCACAACAGCACCCTGGCCGAGTTGCAAGGCCTGCCTCACGTCAGGGTCTTCCTGGACAGCAATCCCTGGGTCTGCGACTGCCACATGGCAGACATGGTGGCCTGGCTCAAGGAGACAGAGGTAGTGCAGGGCAAAGCCAGGCTCACCTGTGCATTCCCGGAAAAAATGAGGAATCGGGTCCTCTTGGAACTCAACAGCTCCGACCTGGACTGTGATCCTATCCTTCCTCCATCCTTGCAGACTTCTTATGTCTTCCTAGGTATTGTTTTAGCCCTGATAGGTGCCATTTTCCTACTGGTTTTGTATTTGAACCGCAAGGGGATAAAAAAGTGGATGCATAACATCAGAGACGCCTGCAGGGATCACATGGAAGGGTATCATTACAGATATGAAATCAATGCGGACCCCAGGTTAACAAACCTCAGTTCTAATTCGGATGTCTGA